A region of uncultured Carboxylicivirga sp. DNA encodes the following proteins:
- a CDS encoding glutathione peroxidase: protein MIVIYLKYKHYKQIMYRIILTLTFFLTLSLAMTGQTSKSFYDFTVKDIDGKSFDLADLKGKKVMVVNVASKCGLTPQYEQLQELYKEYGGDNFIIIGFPANNFLGQEPGTNSEIKTFCSVNYGVTFPIMSKISVKGEDMHPLYKWLTTKDLNNFEDSEVQWNFQKYLINTDGTIAKVISPKTKPYDQEIIDWIKN, encoded by the coding sequence ATGATTGTTATATATCTGAAATACAAACATTATAAACAGATTATGTACAGAATTATTTTAACTCTAACATTTTTTTTAACTCTTTCGTTGGCTATGACCGGACAGACTAGTAAATCGTTCTATGACTTTACTGTAAAAGATATTGATGGCAAATCATTTGATCTTGCTGATTTAAAAGGGAAAAAAGTAATGGTGGTGAACGTAGCAAGTAAATGTGGATTAACACCTCAATACGAGCAGTTACAAGAACTATATAAAGAATATGGTGGAGATAATTTTATCATTATTGGATTTCCGGCCAATAATTTTCTAGGACAGGAACCCGGAACCAACAGTGAGATAAAGACTTTTTGTAGTGTGAATTATGGTGTTACTTTTCCCATTATGTCTAAAATATCAGTTAAAGGTGAAGACATGCATCCATTATATAAATGGCTGACCACAAAAGATCTTAACAACTTTGAAGATAGTGAGGTACAGTGGAATTTTCAGAAATACCTTATCAATACAGATGGAACTATTGCAAAAGTAATTTCTCCAAAAACCAAACCTTACGATCAGGAAATAATTGACTGGATTAAAAATTAA